A genome region from Fibrobacter sp. UWB15 includes the following:
- a CDS encoding CHASE2 domain-containing protein: MPDTLVQSAIGKTQRNGAEALENIFYDLFFKTSTHSQKAEDEEDSHQRVSINDSLDQNIFIVDIDEASLTKLGNYNEWDRSIHAKVIQNLSEGGAAAISFDILFKSADFGKQKTDQAANVLRKIAPEAEVDSLYPSLLANYNFDSMLVNAVKESGNTIVCYMFDERKSYKHASQWTPLSMQERADAIGYSSTLDTTQVDKIDDVEAKDLLDNIFPELANAGVKAGSVNAYPDNDGVVRKVSMLYRFPNPDLDIIPFLDTTLASDKEKYDAVMNSDGKSHVYSTMSLMTILHLFHKDPKDITVKMGKYIDIGKPFGIYRDSTGIYHTTYPNFSYHMFLLLRETLAEKKIHNKASEDALEISHKVFASKDENGKISLELSNGGTSSVLDEQESNLLMKVTLEQLDALEEEETVKLTRDYIIRKDEDEDGFYQIVRNSTDDEEDEDEDESIDFTRCAIKTLIFYKDTLKRMPAGNKMILSLDMQLRYNKATKKWSSNMAILSDAVIRDIQATKNEVIENLKPGEELRFGKVKRIPIDQNGRYQVKYKGRYNEINNRRFQHLSYYDVYRGRIDNLFYQGKIFILGSAAAALFDFVPGPQEENYPAVLIHSTIIKNILEDDYLVTLSEKKQQIIVVILALLCLILGLYFTSSISVVLSLILMGIYTYIAYKYFQGGLYIGVSKQLLAMLLTSITALVVQFYFENKEKNFINNAFKQYISPELITAMVDNEIMPTLGGEKSNLTAYFTDIASFSTFSEKIGDPKKLVDLLNEYLTAMTDTLLENKGTLDKYEGDAIIAFFGAPMPLPNNAQYACETAVGMQEKLMKLRRIWASELEIRNNQKVSKWPKVVHNMHMRIGINTGDIVTGNMGSSMRKNYTMMGDAVNLAARLESAAKQYGAYIQISEDTQRNLETGTFIYRSLDTIRVVGKSQPIKTFELLAITGLGLTKLNDEAQTSLFKKENFKNETIEAKNKFIIKKRKKARRARAQQKEDELNRIVNTRLDEEISRIKNETHMNVKADVKKILREDITQKAKKELDKKYKLNAPREVYTSGEIAYFAKKRNSQNQNLIKLVELWERARACYLNMQWDDAIELFKQCLDLEPHHPDRDPGSKTTPSHVYIQRCEAYKITPPVAEGEVWDGVFTATEK; encoded by the coding sequence TTGCCAGATACCCTTGTACAGTCCGCAATCGGCAAGACCCAACGCAACGGTGCCGAAGCCCTTGAAAACATTTTTTACGATTTATTTTTCAAAACCTCTACCCATTCCCAAAAAGCCGAAGACGAAGAAGATTCTCACCAGCGCGTTTCCATTAACGATAGCCTTGATCAAAACATTTTCATTGTCGATATCGACGAAGCATCTCTAACTAAGCTCGGCAACTATAACGAATGGGACCGTTCCATTCACGCCAAAGTCATCCAGAACTTGAGCGAAGGTGGTGCGGCGGCAATCAGTTTCGATATTCTGTTCAAGAGCGCAGACTTCGGCAAGCAAAAAACAGACCAAGCCGCAAACGTTCTCCGAAAAATCGCGCCCGAAGCCGAAGTCGATTCCCTTTACCCTTCGCTACTAGCCAACTACAATTTTGACTCCATGCTGGTGAACGCCGTCAAGGAAAGCGGAAACACGATTGTCTGCTACATGTTCGATGAACGCAAGTCCTACAAGCACGCATCCCAATGGACCCCCCTAAGCATGCAGGAACGCGCCGACGCCATCGGCTATTCCTCCACCTTAGATACCACGCAAGTAGACAAAATCGACGATGTAGAAGCCAAGGATCTGTTGGACAACATTTTCCCGGAACTGGCCAACGCAGGCGTGAAAGCAGGTTCCGTGAACGCCTACCCCGACAACGACGGCGTGGTCCGCAAAGTGTCCATGCTTTACCGTTTCCCGAATCCCGACCTTGACATCATTCCCTTTCTGGATACCACTCTCGCTAGCGACAAAGAAAAATACGACGCCGTCATGAACAGCGACGGTAAGAGCCACGTGTATTCCACCATGTCGCTTATGACCATCCTCCATCTTTTCCACAAAGATCCCAAGGACATTACGGTCAAGATGGGTAAATACATCGACATCGGCAAGCCCTTTGGCATCTACCGCGACTCGACCGGAATCTATCACACGACTTACCCCAACTTCAGCTACCACATGTTCTTGCTTCTCCGCGAAACCTTGGCCGAGAAGAAGATCCACAACAAGGCTAGCGAAGATGCTCTTGAAATATCGCACAAGGTTTTTGCCAGCAAAGACGAAAACGGAAAGATTTCCCTGGAGCTTTCCAACGGCGGCACCAGCAGCGTCCTTGACGAACAGGAATCCAATTTGCTCATGAAGGTGACCCTTGAACAGCTAGACGCCCTTGAAGAAGAAGAGACAGTCAAGCTCACCAGAGACTACATCATCCGCAAGGACGAAGACGAAGATGGCTTCTACCAGATTGTAAGAAACTCCACCGACGACGAAGAAGATGAAGACGAAGATGAATCCATTGATTTCACTCGCTGCGCCATCAAGACATTAATTTTCTATAAGGATACCCTGAAGCGCATGCCTGCCGGCAATAAGATGATTCTTTCGCTCGACATGCAACTGCGTTACAACAAGGCCACCAAGAAGTGGAGTTCAAACATGGCGATTCTTTCGGACGCCGTGATTCGCGACATCCAAGCCACCAAGAATGAGGTTATCGAAAACCTTAAGCCCGGTGAAGAACTCCGCTTCGGCAAAGTCAAACGCATTCCAATCGACCAGAACGGCCGCTACCAGGTCAAGTACAAAGGACGTTATAACGAAATCAACAACAGACGATTCCAACACCTGTCTTACTACGACGTGTACAGGGGACGTATCGACAACCTTTTCTATCAGGGTAAAATCTTTATTCTCGGTTCAGCCGCAGCGGCTCTATTCGACTTTGTGCCTGGCCCACAAGAAGAAAACTACCCCGCCGTATTGATACACTCGACCATCATCAAGAACATCTTGGAAGACGACTACCTCGTCACCTTGAGCGAAAAGAAACAACAAATCATAGTCGTCATTCTCGCGCTCCTGTGCCTTATTCTCGGTCTCTACTTCACGAGTTCAATTTCAGTGGTGCTCTCCCTGATATTAATGGGCATCTACACCTACATTGCCTACAAGTACTTCCAAGGTGGACTTTATATCGGAGTCTCCAAACAATTGCTCGCCATGTTGTTAACCAGCATTACGGCGCTGGTCGTGCAGTTCTACTTCGAAAACAAAGAGAAGAACTTCATCAACAACGCGTTTAAGCAATACATTTCTCCCGAACTGATTACCGCCATGGTGGATAACGAAATTATGCCGACCCTGGGTGGCGAAAAATCGAACCTTACCGCTTACTTTACCGACATCGCAAGTTTCTCTACCTTCTCCGAAAAGATTGGCGATCCGAAAAAATTGGTGGATCTGTTAAACGAGTATCTCACCGCCATGACAGACACCCTGCTCGAAAACAAGGGAACTCTGGACAAATACGAAGGCGACGCCATTATCGCCTTCTTTGGAGCCCCCATGCCCTTACCCAACAACGCCCAATACGCCTGCGAAACGGCCGTGGGCATGCAAGAAAAGCTTATGAAGCTAAGACGCATTTGGGCAAGCGAACTGGAAATCCGGAACAACCAAAAAGTTTCCAAGTGGCCCAAGGTCGTCCATAACATGCACATGCGCATCGGCATCAACACCGGCGACATCGTGACGGGTAATATGGGTTCTTCGATGCGAAAGAATTACACCATGATGGGCGACGCCGTGAACCTGGCCGCACGTCTTGAAAGTGCTGCAAAGCAGTACGGCGCCTATATCCAGATCAGCGAAGATACCCAAAGAAATCTGGAAACGGGGACCTTTATCTACCGCTCCCTGGATACCATTCGAGTGGTGGGTAAAAGCCAGCCCATCAAGACCTTTGAATTATTGGCCATTACCGGCTTGGGACTGACCAAGCTCAATGACGAAGCCCAAACCAGCCTGTTCAAGAAGGAAAACTTCAAGAACGAAACGATTGAAGCCAAGAATAAATTCATTATCAAAAAGAGAAAGAAAGCCAGAAGAGCTAGAGCACAGCAAAAAGAAGACGAATTGAATAGAATCGTCAACACGAGACTCGACGAAGAAATCTCAAGAATCAAGAACGAAACGCACATGAACGTCAAAGCGGACGTCAAAAAGATTCTTAGAGAAGACATCACTCAAAAAGCGAAGAAAGAACTAGACAAGAAATACAAGCTTAACGCCCCAAGAGAAGTCTATACTTCTGGCGAAATCGCTTATTTTGCCAAAAAGCGAAATTCCCAGAACCAGAATTTGATCAAACTTGTAGAGCTCTGGGAAAGAGCCCGCGCCTGCTACCTGAACATGCAATGGGACGACGCCATTGAGCTGTTCAAGCAATGCCTCGATTTGGAGCCGCATCACCCCGACCGCGATCCGGGCAGCAAGACAACGCCGTCTCACGTGTACATCCAACGCTGCGAAGCATACAAAATAACCCCGCCTGTTGCAGAAGGCGAGGTATGGGACGGCGTATTCACCGCTACGGAAAAATAG
- the panC gene encoding pantoate--beta-alanine ligase — translation MQIVTTVDSLRQVIKPLAKQGKTIGLVPTMGALHAGHGALIKESVKECDVTVVSVFLNPIQFGKNEDLDKYPKRLEADAKLAESLGADYVFAPSVAEMYPDGDPLTMVRDETLEGMYCGAYRPGHFRGVLTVVSKLFLISGCNHAYFGEKDYQQVFLIERMVKDLNFDIQIHRVKIVREESGLALSSRNEYLTDEEHANALSISTGLKQAKEAYVNGERAVSKIRDVVLKSILGAHGIVQFVELVNQKNLQKFAGILGPEDKVVILVAAFFGKTRLIDNIELN, via the coding sequence ATGCAAATCGTAACTACCGTTGATTCTCTTCGTCAAGTCATCAAGCCTCTTGCTAAGCAAGGCAAAACCATCGGGCTCGTTCCCACCATGGGAGCCTTGCATGCAGGACATGGTGCGTTGATTAAGGAATCTGTCAAGGAATGCGATGTGACGGTTGTCAGCGTGTTCCTGAATCCGATCCAGTTTGGTAAAAACGAGGATTTGGATAAGTACCCCAAGCGCCTGGAAGCTGACGCTAAGCTTGCCGAATCGCTGGGGGCCGATTACGTGTTTGCCCCGAGTGTTGCTGAAATGTACCCCGATGGTGATCCGCTGACCATGGTTCGCGATGAAACACTGGAAGGCATGTACTGCGGTGCCTACCGCCCCGGTCATTTCCGCGGTGTCTTGACTGTTGTCTCTAAGTTGTTCTTGATTTCGGGCTGCAATCACGCCTACTTTGGTGAAAAGGATTACCAGCAGGTGTTCTTGATTGAACGCATGGTGAAGGACTTGAATTTCGATATCCAGATTCACCGTGTGAAGATTGTGCGCGAAGAATCGGGCCTTGCTCTTTCGAGCCGCAACGAATACTTGACCGATGAAGAACACGCAAACGCCTTGTCCATTAGCACGGGCCTGAAGCAGGCTAAGGAAGCTTATGTCAATGGTGAACGTGCCGTGAGCAAGATTCGCGATGTCGTGCTGAAGTCCATTCTGGGCGCACACGGTATTGTTCAGTTTGTAGAACTCGTGAACCAGAAGAATCTCCAGAAGTTCGCAGGCATTTTGGGCCCCGAAGACAAGGTGGTGATTCTGGTGGCTGCATTCTTCGGAAAGACGCGCCTGATCGACAATATCGAGTTGAACTGA
- a CDS encoding deoxynucleoside kinase, with protein MLREKDVHFLAIEGAIGVGKTSLAEILADRWKATLIEENFSENPFLEKFYQNKEAYAFQTQLFFLLDRLKQLQNSAIQSDLFRDLLISDYTYDKDQIFAAQNLTESEYAMYDQVAKALNHDIPRPDLVVYLQASVPTLLKRIHGRGRAMEKTIEGSYLNGLLERFDNYFWNYPYAPVLIINTDNIDFVHNESHLQLVLDAIAACPKQTTYFVPEGK; from the coding sequence ATGCTGAGAGAAAAAGACGTTCATTTTTTGGCCATTGAAGGCGCTATCGGTGTGGGTAAAACTTCTCTTGCAGAAATCCTTGCGGATCGCTGGAAGGCGACTTTGATCGAAGAGAATTTCTCGGAAAACCCCTTCCTTGAGAAGTTCTACCAGAACAAGGAAGCGTACGCGTTCCAGACACAGCTATTCTTTTTGCTAGACCGCTTAAAGCAGTTGCAGAATTCGGCAATTCAGAGTGACCTTTTCCGCGACCTTTTGATTAGCGACTATACATACGACAAAGACCAAATTTTTGCAGCCCAGAACCTGACCGAAAGCGAATACGCCATGTACGATCAGGTGGCCAAGGCCTTGAACCATGATATCCCGAGGCCCGATTTGGTCGTTTATTTGCAAGCATCGGTTCCGACTCTCCTCAAACGCATTCATGGCCGTGGACGTGCCATGGAAAAGACCATTGAAGGTTCTTACCTGAACGGTCTTTTGGAACGTTTCGACAATTATTTTTGGAACTATCCGTACGCGCCGGTGCTTATCATCAATACCGACAATATCGACTTTGTCCACAACGAAAGTCATCTGCAGCTGGTGCTCGATGCCATTGCCGCATGCCCCAAGCAGACGACATATTTTGTACCAGAAGGTAAATAA
- the folK gene encoding 2-amino-4-hydroxy-6-hydroxymethyldihydropteridine diphosphokinase, translating to MDSLERVFVALGSNLPDRSKRLNEGREMLRKISAGGWLESPIYETPPVGPAGQGPYFNQVVSFWYSGTSTRLLHYLKGAEFVLGRKPRGHWNSREIDLDLLYFGKEVHQGRPNLPHPQIVNRQFVLVPLNDIAPEWEDPQLGIKVKDILSNLLQKEEKIPFRVITSEEP from the coding sequence GTGGATTCTTTAGAAAGAGTTTTTGTTGCCTTGGGCTCAAACCTCCCCGACCGTTCAAAGCGCTTGAACGAAGGTCGCGAAATGCTCCGCAAAATTTCGGCGGGCGGGTGGCTCGAAAGCCCCATATACGAAACTCCACCGGTAGGACCGGCGGGCCAGGGTCCCTATTTCAATCAAGTCGTGAGTTTTTGGTATTCGGGAACATCGACACGCCTGCTGCATTATCTAAAAGGTGCAGAATTCGTGTTGGGGCGCAAACCCCGCGGTCATTGGAATTCTCGAGAAATTGATTTAGATCTGTTGTATTTTGGAAAGGAAGTTCACCAGGGTAGGCCGAACCTGCCGCACCCCCAGATTGTAAACCGCCAGTTTGTATTGGTCCCCTTGAACGATATTGCCCCGGAGTGGGAAGACCCCCAGCTGGGAATAAAGGTGAAAGACATTCTTTCGAACCTTTTGCAAAAAGAAGAAAAAATCCCGTTCCGCGTCATCACATCGGAGGAACCTTGA
- the rho gene encoding transcription termination factor Rho has translation MADQEPTGAEIPPELNIDIPNPEEKESSPKRRGRPKRAKEESAEAKVESKPEKEPVEKEKIVEAKEQKSFEKRAANNVAEAPVAKEQAANVPVAEAPAAEKIQAETPVQNVEAAPAEQVEQAANQGEQVANQNDNNGQQQYRRFDKFNKNNRRFDKNNRQNQRFQPEEEDTTPLPEPDSEAWNKARECWSKYRKMTMSDLQELAAQKENVDFRRYRKQSLGLLLQSLENENNIVYAEGLLEVTPQGHGFLRNTEFNYQQGPDDVYVSQNLIRKLGLKIGDTVAGLARPPRDQNDKYYALRRVDKVNFEDPEKIKRRVAFEYLTPIHPNEKIQLEWDPEELSTRVMDLFSPIGKGQRSIILAPPRTGKTILLQNMTRAIAKNHPEIIIIVLLIDERPEEVTEMREIIGKLVEANPNLRAEVVASTFDEPPDHHARVATMVLEKAKRLVEQQKDVVVLLDSITRFARANNVVIPHSGKILSGGVDANAMQFPKKFFGAARKIADKLGDFQKDSNGQIVQTITGEPVREIIQKNGSLTIIGTALIETGSRMDEVIFEEFKGTGNMELVLDRRLAEKRTWPAIDIFKSGTRKEDRLLTLYEQDIIWKFRQGAQNDTENGIMDKLIKLMKQNKTNAELLEFMKKAKDSLR, from the coding sequence TTGGCAGATCAAGAACCTACTGGCGCAGAAATTCCCCCAGAATTGAACATAGATATTCCGAATCCCGAAGAAAAAGAATCTTCTCCCAAACGTCGCGGAAGGCCCAAAAGAGCTAAAGAAGAATCTGCCGAAGCTAAGGTAGAATCAAAGCCCGAAAAAGAACCTGTTGAAAAAGAAAAAATTGTCGAAGCTAAAGAACAGAAATCTTTTGAAAAAAGAGCTGCAAACAACGTAGCCGAAGCACCTGTCGCCAAAGAACAAGCCGCTAATGTCCCGGTAGCCGAAGCACCTGCTGCTGAAAAAATTCAAGCAGAAACACCTGTGCAAAATGTAGAAGCCGCGCCTGCAGAACAAGTCGAACAAGCTGCAAACCAAGGCGAACAAGTCGCCAATCAAAACGACAACAACGGTCAGCAGCAATACCGCCGCTTCGACAAGTTCAACAAGAACAACCGCCGTTTTGACAAGAACAACCGTCAAAACCAGAGATTCCAGCCCGAAGAAGAAGATACCACCCCGCTTCCGGAACCGGATTCCGAAGCATGGAACAAGGCTCGCGAATGCTGGAGCAAGTACCGCAAGATGACCATGAGCGACTTGCAGGAACTCGCCGCTCAAAAAGAAAACGTAGACTTCAGGCGCTACCGCAAGCAGTCCCTGGGACTCTTGTTGCAGAGCCTCGAAAACGAGAACAATATCGTTTACGCCGAAGGCCTTTTGGAAGTCACGCCCCAAGGTCACGGATTCCTGCGCAACACCGAATTCAACTACCAGCAGGGCCCGGACGATGTTTATGTGAGCCAGAACTTGATTCGCAAGCTCGGTCTCAAAATCGGCGATACCGTTGCAGGTCTCGCTCGCCCGCCGCGCGACCAGAACGACAAATACTACGCGCTTCGCCGCGTAGACAAGGTCAACTTCGAAGATCCCGAAAAGATCAAGCGCCGCGTTGCTTTCGAATACTTGACCCCGATTCACCCGAACGAAAAGATTCAGCTGGAATGGGACCCCGAAGAATTAAGTACCCGCGTCATGGACTTGTTCTCCCCCATCGGTAAAGGCCAGCGCAGTATCATTCTCGCTCCGCCGCGTACCGGTAAGACAATCCTGTTGCAGAACATGACTCGCGCGATTGCCAAGAACCACCCCGAAATCATCATCATCGTGCTTCTGATTGACGAACGTCCTGAAGAAGTGACCGAAATGCGTGAAATCATCGGCAAGTTGGTGGAAGCAAACCCGAACCTGCGCGCCGAAGTGGTGGCATCCACCTTCGATGAACCGCCTGACCATCACGCCCGCGTGGCCACCATGGTGCTCGAAAAAGCCAAGCGCCTCGTGGAACAGCAGAAGGACGTGGTTGTCTTGCTAGACTCCATTACCCGTTTCGCCCGCGCGAACAACGTGGTGATTCCGCACTCCGGCAAGATTCTTTCGGGCGGTGTGGATGCCAACGCCATGCAGTTCCCGAAAAAGTTCTTCGGTGCCGCCCGTAAGATTGCCGACAAACTCGGCGATTTCCAGAAAGATTCCAACGGCCAGATTGTGCAGACAATTACCGGCGAACCGGTCCGCGAAATCATCCAGAAGAACGGTTCCCTTACCATTATCGGCACCGCCCTGATTGAAACGGGCAGCCGCATGGACGAAGTGATTTTCGAAGAATTCAAGGGAACGGGTAACATGGAACTGGTGCTTGACCGCCGCCTGGCCGAAAAGCGCACCTGGCCCGCCATCGATATCTTCAAGTCGGGCACCCGTAAAGAAGACCGCCTTCTTACCCTTTACGAACAGGATATCATCTGGAAATTCCGTCAGGGTGCCCAGAACGATACCGAAAACGGCATTATGGACAAGCTCATTAAGCTCATGAAGCAAAACAAGACCAATGCCGAATTACTAGAATTTATGAAAAAAGCAAAGGACAGCCTTCGCTAA
- the proC gene encoding pyrroline-5-carboxylate reductase, which yields MSEKIFFAGTGNMGGAILRGLLKAGTDASSIFFFDPSDKAAAEVSALGCVRVASFAEGLNKADVTFLCVKPQIFKLVSAEWKAAAAAEKATKTFVSIMAGVTRKALIEVLGEKNQILRVMPNLPLTVGKGSVGLATDGVTEETLAIAEKIFGNIGVTCRVAESLMDAVTGLSGSAPAYVFEFIEGLTRGGVKAGLTRDVALKLALGTIEGSVELVKQSGKSPSDLCAMVCSPAGTTIAGINALEEGAFRSTLIKAVVAGTDRSKELGK from the coding sequence ATGTCAGAAAAAATCTTTTTCGCAGGTACAGGAAACATGGGTGGCGCAATCCTCCGCGGTCTTTTGAAGGCCGGTACGGACGCCTCCAGCATTTTCTTCTTTGACCCCTCCGACAAGGCCGCCGCAGAAGTTTCTGCTCTCGGTTGCGTTCGCGTGGCAAGCTTTGCCGAAGGCCTCAACAAGGCAGACGTCACCTTCCTTTGCGTGAAACCGCAGATTTTCAAGCTGGTTTCCGCCGAATGGAAGGCTGCTGCCGCAGCCGAAAAGGCAACGAAGACTTTCGTGAGCATTATGGCTGGCGTTACCCGCAAGGCCCTCATCGAAGTTTTAGGCGAAAAGAACCAGATTCTCCGCGTGATGCCGAATTTGCCGCTTACCGTTGGCAAGGGTTCCGTGGGTCTCGCTACTGACGGCGTTACTGAAGAAACGCTCGCCATTGCCGAAAAGATCTTCGGAAACATCGGCGTGACCTGCCGCGTCGCAGAATCCCTGATGGATGCGGTGACCGGACTTTCGGGCAGCGCCCCCGCCTATGTCTTCGAATTCATCGAAGGCCTTACCCGCGGCGGCGTCAAGGCAGGCCTCACCCGCGATGTGGCACTCAAGCTTGCGCTTGGTACCATCGAAGGCAGCGTTGAACTCGTGAAGCAGTCCGGCAAGAGCCCAAGCGACTTGTGCGCCATGGTTTGCTCACCCGCAGGCACCACTATCGCAGGCATCAACGCCCTTGAAGAAGGCGCCTTCCGCAGCACGCTGATCAAGGCTGTTGTGGCCGGTACCGACCGCAGCAAGGAACTGGGAAAATAG